Within Alcaligenes sp. SDU_A2, the genomic segment CGGTTGACCTGATCGCGGCGCGCTACGGGCTGGCCTTTGTGTTTCTGTGGGGGTTCATGCGTTTTAAAGGCCTGCAATTGCAGGCCACTCCCTGGAAACTGAGCCTAGGCGTGGCTGTGTTCCAGACGGTGGGTTTTCAACTGCTGAGTCAGTTTTCCCTACAGGCGGGGGGAGCCGGAAAAATGGTGGCCTTGGCTTACACCATGCCATTTTGGATTGTGGTGTTTTCCTGGCCTTTGCTGGGCGAGAGGCCACAGCGACGGCATGTGTTGGGCATGTTTGCCGCCCTGGGCGGTTTGTTGCTTATTATTGCTCCTTGGCAGGGCATGGGAGGCGCATTGGGCGCGGCGCTGGCTGCGCTCAGCGGCGTCAGTTGGGGCCTGGGCGCGGTCTTGTCCAAGATGCTGTTTCAGCGCCATCGTGTGGCCTTGCTCAATGCCACTGTCTGGCAGTGCTTTCTGGGTATGGTGATTGTGGTGCCTTTGGCTTGGCTGGTGCCGCAGCGCGCGCCTTCTATGGAATGGCCTATGCTGACCGGCGTGCTGTTTTTGGGCGTGGTGGCCACCGGCGTGGGCTGGCTGTTGTG encodes:
- a CDS encoding DMT family transporter — translated: MFFGYWGHGLNKGQTQDKVALLLMGLVVLTWGMSWVVMKAMTTHIGPVDLIAARYGLAFVFLWGFMRFKGLQLQATPWKLSLGVAVFQTVGFQLLSQFSLQAGGAGKMVALAYTMPFWIVVFSWPLLGERPQRRHVLGMFAALGGLLLIIAPWQGMGGALGAALAALSGVSWGLGAVLSKMLFQRHRVALLNATVWQCFLGMVIVVPLAWLVPQRAPSMEWPMLTGVLFLGVVATGVGWLLWMAVMSRVSAAVAGMSSLGVPALTIVLAWLILGEQPTALELAGTALILLGLLIVNWPSRQAQTDERMPGR